The window TACGGTGGCACGCAATGAGGCCCTCAGCCGCCTGCGGGCACGCGGGGCGCGGCCCGTACTCGGAAGTGAAGCAGACCTGTCGGGCGAGGTGTCGCAGGCCTGTGCCGCTCCCGATCTGGACACCCGTGTGGTGGTTCAGGTCGCGCTGGGCCACTTGACCGAACAGGACCGGGCCCTGATTCGCGAGTCCTTTTTTCTGGGCCTGAGTCATGGTGAAATCGCCGCCGCACACGCGCTGCCGCTCGGCACCGTCAAGACGCGGGTACGCCGCGCCCTGGCGAGGATGCGCCGCACGCTGGAGAGAGGGTGAGGGCCCCGCATCCCGACGTGGACCTGCTGCGCGCGTATGCGGTGGGCGACCTGCACGGCCCGGCCGAGGACCAGACCGAGGCCCACCTGCTGGCCTGCCCGGTATGCCGGACGCAGGTGGTCGCGTGGCGGACCGAACTCGCGGCCCAGGTGGACGCCTTGCCGGTGGCCGGTCCGCTTCCGCCGCGGCGCCCCCGCCCGGCCCGGAGCGCCTGGACTGAACCGGCCCCGCTGCGCCGGCCTGCGCCGGCATTTGTCCGCACCACCGCGCTGCTGGTGCTGTGTGCCGGAGCGGTGGGCTGGGGCGGCTGGCAACACGTTCAGGCCAATGCCGTGCGCGCCGAGCAGCGGCAGGTGGCCGCTTGGCTGGCCCGGCCCGGAGTGACCGTGCTGGAACTCAGTGCCCGGAATCAATCCACCGCCGGACATCTGCTGCTCCTGCCTGGCCGCGAGGTCCTGTTCGTGCTGCCGCCGCCCACCTCCGGCAAGGTGTATCAGGTGTGGGTGGCGTCCAACTGGAAGCGCGGCGATCCCCTGACGCCCAGTACCCGCAGCGTCCGGGGAGTCCTGGCGGCCAGCGTGGAAGGCCGGGATTACGTCTGTATCAGCCTGGAAGATGCGGGACGCGCAATGACAGGGCAGACCCGACCAACCCTGGTTCTGGGCTGGACCAGTCTGTAAGCCCAGAGATGAATCCAAACCGGGTGGCGCCGCGTTTCTGGAGGTGGAGGTTCCTCATGATCAAGACCATGCTGGTCCGCGCCGCCCTCGTCGTGTTCGTCTGCTCCGCCCATGCCAGCGCCGCTACCCCGCAGTTGGATCTGCGCCAGGATGCCAAACTGGGCAGTATTCTGACCGGCGACAAGGGCATGACCCTGTACCTGTACACCAAGGACACGCCGGGCGTCACCAACTGCTATGAGCAGTGCGCCGTCGCGTGGCCCCCGCTGCTGTCTGACACGCTGCCCAAACTGCCCTCCGGAATGCCCGGCAAGCTAACGCTGGTCAAACGTAAGGACGGCACGCAGCAGGTGGCCTACAACGGCTGGCCGTTGTACTACTGGGTGCGCGACCAGAAGGCGGGCGACACCACCGGGCAGGACGTAGGCAAGGTCTGGTACGCGGTCAATCCAGGACCTCCCGTCAGCACCGCCAAGAGCAGCGAGCTGGGCAACCATCTGGTTGCCCCCAACGGCATGACCCTATACCTGTACACCAGGGACGAGAAAAATGTGAGCACTTGCTATGACGGGTGTGCCGCCGCCTGGCCACCGCTGCTGAGCGCTTACCTGCCGGCCGAAAAGGGCAGCAAACTGGGCACCACCCTTCGCAAGGACGGCGCGCTGCAGGTCACCTACGACGGAAAACCGCTGTATTTCTGGGCCAAAGACAGCAAGCCCGGCGACACCACCGGGCAGAACGTGGGTCAGGTGTGGTTCGTGGTCAAACCCTGACTGCCTCCGTCCCTTTGCGTGAAAGGCCGCCGGGGCAAGTAATAGACCATGAGGCGGCGCAGGCTGGCCGGTAAACGCGGGCTGTCTGTGCCGGGGCCGCGCCGCTGTTTCAGGAATTGGCGCGCGCCTTCGGGACCGTGAATCCGAAGGTTGCGCCTTCGCCGGGCTGGCCGGTGGCCGAGACCTCTCCGCCGTGTCTCGTGACGATGCGCCGGACATTGGCCAGCCCCACCCCGGTGCCCTCGAAGTCGTCCTGGCGGTGCAGCCGCTGGAAGACCCCGAACAGTTTGTCCGCGTAACGCGGATCGAAGCCCACGCCGTTGTCCCGCACGAACAGCGCCCAGCGGTCCGGGCGTTCCTCCGCCCACACCTCGATCACCGCTTTTTCCTGTCTGGCGGTGTACTTCAGGGCGTTGGACAGCAGGTTCGCCATCACCTGCCGCAACATGGCGGGGTCGCCCGTCACCTGCGGCAGCGGCCCAACCTGCCACTCCACCAGCCGGCGCTCCGCTTCATCCACGAGTTCCCCGCGCGTCTCCTCCACCAGCTGGCCCAGGTCCACCGAAGCAACCTGCAGGGACACCTGAGAGATCCTGGACAGATTCAGCATGGCCTCGAGCAGACGGTCCATCCGCCCGATGGCGTCTTCCATAACCCCGAGGTAGCGGGTCGCCTTGACATCCAGCGTGTCTCCCAGATGCCTGTGAAGCAGTTGAGAAAATCCTGCGATATGCCGCAGCGGCGTGCGCAGGTCGTGCGAGACGCTGTAGGCAAAGGCCTCGAGTTCCCCGTTCGCCTCTTCCAGGGCGCGGGTGCGCTCCCGGACCTGCAGCTCAAGGTGCGTGTTGAGGTCAACAGCATTTGCCTCGGCAAGCCGCTGCTGCGTGATGTCTTGCACCAGACCCAGCACATGGGCGGAGTCGCCCCGCACACCCTTGAGGGTCTGGCCGCGGGCCCAGATCCAGCGCACCTCTCCATCCGCGCGGCGGATGCGGCACTGGAAGTCCCATGCCTCACCGCGTTCCAGGGCGGCGCTGTACCGGCGGTCCACATCCTCGCGGTCTTCGGGAAGAACGTGGGCGATGAAGGTCTGATACGTCCACGCCGGATGCCCCTGCGGGTAACCGAAGATCTCGTCATGCCGCATGGTCCGCGCCGCCACCTGAGTGTGGGTGTCGAGTTCCCAGGCGCCCAGCCCCGCAGCGTCGAGCGCGAAATGCAGGCGGCTGCGGCTGGCCAGCAGGGCGGCGTCCGCGTGCTCGCGCGCCTCATCCTCGCGGTGCTCGCGGTTCAGGGCCAGCCCCAGACTGCGGACGGCCGCCTCCAGGATGCTGCGCTGCAGGGGGGACCATTCCTCGGGCGCGGCACAGACGCAGCCGAACACGCCACGCACGCTGGACCCCCACCGCACGGGAAGCATGGCCACGGCATGGGTGGACTGGGTGTCATCGGGGAGTCCAGAATGGTAGTACGGCCGACCGGTCTCGTAAGGGATTTGGAGCCACCCGGCGTCGTGGGGCCAGGGGGAGTCGTCTGACTCTGTTCCACCCGCCTCGGTGCGCGCCGTCACCTGACTCCTGACCTGCCAGCCTTCGTTGTCCGGCTCGCAGTACACCATGCGGCCTTCGGGCAGGTAATCCGTCAGCAGTTCCTGCAGGCTGTGGATCAGGCCGTAGGCCGTCTTGTTGGCGCTGTAATCCTGCAGAAACTCCTCGATCAGGGCCAGGGACCGGGTCCGGGCCTCAAGTTCTGTGCGCTGGGCCTGCAGGTGGTGCCGCGCGCTGACCTGCCCGGTGGTTTCCAGAATGGTGACCAGAATGCCCCCCACCGCGCCGGTTTCATCGTGGACAGGGCCGTAACCCAGGGTGAAGTACGCCTCCTCCTCCTGCCCGTGTCGGGTGAGCATGAAGCGCTGGTCGGTGAACCGGAATGTCTCGCCGCGTTCGTACACGCCCTGATACACGGGTTCGAGGAAGGCCCACAGCTCCGGCCAGGAGACCCGGTTGGGGTGCCCCAGGGCGCCGGGGTGCCGGTCTCCCATCAGGTCACGGCAGGCATCGTTGTACAGCTGCGTGAAGTCTGGTCCCCACAGCAGCAGGATTGGAAAGGCGCTGCTCAGCGTGATCCCCACGGCCGTCCGCAGGGCCGGCGGCCATGCCTCTGGCGGCCCGAGCCGCGTGCCGGCCCAGTCGAATTCACGCATCCGGGCTGCCATGTCACTGTCCCCCGGAAAGGGTGGGGAGGCCATGGTTGCAGGGGGGAAAGGACGATTCACGGGTGTTGCCAAGATAGACGATCCGGGCCGTCAAGGGCCGCTTGCCGCATCCACCGACCCCTCACATTCGCGGTTGGCCGGTCCTGCGTGTGGGAAAAAGGGCGCCGGGCATGGCCAAGCGCGGAGGCGCCCTCCTGTCGCCATGCACCTTCGCCGCGGTGAAGATTGCCCCGGCACGGCGTCCCAAACTCCAGCACGGACTTTCTGCGTTCTGCCGCCATACCCTATATTCCAGTCATGACGGTCGACCCGGCAGGTCCCAGGGACGACCTACCCAGCTTCCCCCCCGATCTGCAACTCTTCAGCCAGGCGCTCACCGCGAGCGTCCACAGCGTCGTGATCTCCGATGTCCGGCTGCCGGACATGCCCGTCATCTATGTCAACCCGGCTTTCGAGCGCCTGAGCGGGTACCCGGCCAGCGAGATCATCGGGCACAACTGCCGCTTCCTCCAGGGGCAGGATCTGGCGCAGCCCTCCAGGCAGGAACTCCGGGAGGCCATCGAGCAGGGACGCAGCGCCACCGTGGTCCTGCGCAACTACCGCCTGGACGGCACCCTGTTCTGCAACGAGCTGACCATCAGTCCCATCCGTGGCCCGGGAGGGACCGTCACGCACTACGTGGGCTTCCAGACCGATGTCACCCAGCGCGAGGAGGCGGCCGCGCTGATGACCCGCCTGCAGGACCTGACGCAGACCCTGGCCGCCACCCGCACCCAGGACGAGGTATGCGACGTGATTCTGAGTGACGCGCTGAATGCCCTGGGAGGCACGGGCGGAGCGGTGCTCCTGGTCGAGGAGCAGACCCTGACCGTCGCGGCGCAGCGCGGCGAGACGGCCGGCCGCCAGTGGAGAAGCGCAAACCTGCGTGAACCGGGAGCCGGGGCCGACGCGCTGCGCTCGGGGACCCCCTTGCTGTTCCACCGCAGCGGGGCTCTGGAAGCCGGGCCCGGCGCTCCGGCACAGACGGTCAGTGCGGTATTGCCCCTGACCGAGGACGGTCAGGCGCTGGGCCTGATGGTGCTGGAGTTCCGCACGACGCACGACTTCACTCCGGCCGAACACCACTTTCTGCTGACCCTGGCCAGTCAGGGAGCCCTGTCACTGGGCCGGGTTCAGCGGTCCGGCCAACTGGAACGGCAGGTCCGGGAGCGCACGGCCGAACTGCAAAACCAGCGCGATGTGCTGCAGGCGTTCAACGAGGAACTTGAGGCCTTTGCCTACAGCGTCTCGCACGACCTGCGCACGCCGGTCCGCCACATCATCAGCTTCGGCGACCTGCTGCGCCGCTCGCTGGCCGGACCGCTGGGCCAGAAGACCGAACGGTACCTCGGGATCATTCAGGACGCGGCACACCAGCTTGACCGGTTGATCGACGGCATGCTGGACCTCTCCAGCACCTCGCGTCAGCCGCTCCGGACCGGGCCGGTGGACCTGGACCACCTGCTGGACGCGGTACGTCACGAGCTGACCCACAACCAGCCGCCGCGCCCGGTCGTCTGGCACCTGGGCTCCCTGCCGACGGTACCGGGGGATGCGGACCTGCTGCGTCAGGTGGTCCGGGCGCTGCTCGACAATGCCCTGAAGTTCACCCGCATGCGTGAGCCGGCGGTGATTGAGGTATGGGCCGAGGATCGCGGAGCGAGCTGGGTCATCTCGGTGCGCGACAACGGCGTGGGCTTCGATCCGCACTACAGCGAGAAGCTGTTTGCCATCTTCCAGCGGCTGCACCACCGGGAGGACTTCGAGGGCGCGGGCGTGGGGCTGCCCAACGCCCGGCGCATCGTGGCCCGTCACGGGGGAACGATGTTCGCCGAGGGGCAGCCCGGGGCAGGAGCGACCTTCCACTTCACCCTGCCCAAAACGGCCCTCTGACGGGGCCTGCAGGACAGCCTGAACGCCGTTCCGTCTGGGCCATCTCAGACTGTGCGCCCGGCCACGGGTCCCTTCGATGGGGGCTGCCTCCAAAACTTCGCCGCCTCTCTTCACAGGGGAAGGAGGCGGCGTCTGGAAGGGAACGGGGGCGCGGAACTCACACCAAGTGCAGCCGGGCGAGCAGGGTATTCACGCCCCCCCTCAGGCCAGGACGTCCCTCGCGCTGGAGCCGGGCCTGATGAACCTGATGGGCATGCTGGGCTTCGAGACGAAGTTCGGAAACGCGGTTCTGGCCGAGGTGAAGATTCACGTTCATGTGCGGTTCTCCCTGCGCTGCCTGAGTGTTCTGAATCCGGCGCAGCGCTTATGCCCATATGGTGCTCCACAGGCCAAAGGGAGCACATGCTGTAAGTGGCGCATGGACGGGTCAGCCAAGTGGCCTAAAGTACATTTGCAGACCGTCAAGGGGGGAACTTAGCCAGGCCGCGAACCATGAGACCGACCATCACTTCGTCAACGAGGTTCTCTGCAGTTTCGACCAGCGCTTCACCATCTCTGGTCATGCGTCTGGATTTGCCCAGCCAGGCGAAGGGCCGCTCCATCACCCAGTAGCGCCTGAGCACCACAAATCCCGTGGGCACCTCCAAGAATCGTGGAGGTGCGTCATTTGGCAGGGATCATGCCCACCCGACCTTGACAGAACCGTCCGGGAGAGGGACCATAACCTGACCCAACCGTTTCCTATAACCCTCGTTCGCTCGTGCTGCGCCCCAGGAGTCAACATGTCCCGCATGCTGCTGATCCTCGGTCTTCTGCTCACTGGTCAGGCCCGGGCTGCCGCCCCCACGTCCACCCTGGTCGAGGTCACCTTCGTCGACGCGCAGGTCGTGACCGGCGCCCCGGAGCTGGGGTCCTTTCCCGCCCAGGTGGACACGGTGGCGCAGACGGCAGGCGGGCGGTGCGCGAAAAGCGAGTTCGTCGTCTGGGACACCATTCCCGGACGGGAAACGCGGTTCCGGGAAGTGCTCGGCAGCCTGGGATACACGTACACGGCGCTGAACACCAGCGACGCGCCGGGGCAGCATGTGGTGGCCTTCCAGGCCCGAAACACGGCCGGAGCTCTGGCCGGCATCTGGGCAGACGTGGACGGCACGACGCTGCTGGGGTGGTGCCGCGTCCAGCTGGCCCCGGCAGCATCGGCCAGCAAGGTTCCAGCTACTCAGACCTCAGCTGCCCCGACCAATTTTCAGCCCGGTCAGCGCGTGCTGGTGAAGTCCTTTTCGGTCACGAACGAGGCGACGGTGCGCGCCGTGCAGGGGGGCGGGTACCTGGTCCATTACGAGGACACGAACGTGCCCGATGGAGTCGTGGCTGCCAGTGACGTGCTGCCCTTCAACCCCGGCCCCACCCAGGGCGGGCCGCCGCCAGGCACCTACCAGTGCTGGCTGCCAATCTACGAGCACACCTACATGGGCACCTTTTCTCTCGCACAGGGAACGTATGCCTACCAGACGGGCACCAAAGGCAACGGACGCTACCGCTACGACGAACGCAGCCGGGTGGTGACCTTCCAGGGCGGGCCGCTGGACGGCCGAACAGCCGAGTACACCAACACGGCGCAGAACGGCCCGGTAATCCAGGTGATCTTTCCCCGGGGCCGGCGGGTGGGGGACGTGCAGAACTGTCTGCTGCGCAGTGCCGGCAACTGAGCGGATCGGCGAATCCCCGTGGCTGCCACGGCGTGGGTCAACGCGCGGCGCCCGG is drawn from Deinococcus aerophilus and contains these coding sequences:
- a CDS encoding RNA polymerase sigma factor, yielding MTDEPVLMLRLRHGDEDALAELYARLGGHVYALAWRLLGDREEAQEVLQDTFDRLYRRAHQYRPELGSPRAFVYTVARNEALSRLRARGARPVLGSEADLSGEVSQACAAPDLDTRVVVQVALGHLTEQDRALIRESFFLGLSHGEIAAAHALPLGTVKTRVRRALARMRRTLERG
- a CDS encoding sensor histidine kinase; translated protein: MAARMREFDWAGTRLGPPEAWPPALRTAVGITLSSAFPILLLWGPDFTQLYNDACRDLMGDRHPGALGHPNRVSWPELWAFLEPVYQGVYERGETFRFTDQRFMLTRHGQEEEAYFTLGYGPVHDETGAVGGILVTILETTGQVSARHHLQAQRTELEARTRSLALIEEFLQDYSANKTAYGLIHSLQELLTDYLPEGRMVYCEPDNEGWQVRSQVTARTEAGGTESDDSPWPHDAGWLQIPYETGRPYYHSGLPDDTQSTHAVAMLPVRWGSSVRGVFGCVCAAPEEWSPLQRSILEAAVRSLGLALNREHREDEAREHADAALLASRSRLHFALDAAGLGAWELDTHTQVAARTMRHDEIFGYPQGHPAWTYQTFIAHVLPEDREDVDRRYSAALERGEAWDFQCRIRRADGEVRWIWARGQTLKGVRGDSAHVLGLVQDITQQRLAEANAVDLNTHLELQVRERTRALEEANGELEAFAYSVSHDLRTPLRHIAGFSQLLHRHLGDTLDVKATRYLGVMEDAIGRMDRLLEAMLNLSRISQVSLQVASVDLGQLVEETRGELVDEAERRLVEWQVGPLPQVTGDPAMLRQVMANLLSNALKYTARQEKAVIEVWAEERPDRWALFVRDNGVGFDPRYADKLFGVFQRLHRQDDFEGTGVGLANVRRIVTRHGGEVSATGQPGEGATFGFTVPKARANS
- a CDS encoding ATP-binding protein, yielding MTVDPAGPRDDLPSFPPDLQLFSQALTASVHSVVISDVRLPDMPVIYVNPAFERLSGYPASEIIGHNCRFLQGQDLAQPSRQELREAIEQGRSATVVLRNYRLDGTLFCNELTISPIRGPGGTVTHYVGFQTDVTQREEAAALMTRLQDLTQTLAATRTQDEVCDVILSDALNALGGTGGAVLLVEEQTLTVAAQRGETAGRQWRSANLREPGAGADALRSGTPLLFHRSGALEAGPGAPAQTVSAVLPLTEDGQALGLMVLEFRTTHDFTPAEHHFLLTLASQGALSLGRVQRSGQLERQVRERTAELQNQRDVLQAFNEELEAFAYSVSHDLRTPVRHIISFGDLLRRSLAGPLGQKTERYLGIIQDAAHQLDRLIDGMLDLSSTSRQPLRTGPVDLDHLLDAVRHELTHNQPPRPVVWHLGSLPTVPGDADLLRQVVRALLDNALKFTRMREPAVIEVWAEDRGASWVISVRDNGVGFDPHYSEKLFAIFQRLHHREDFEGAGVGLPNARRIVARHGGTMFAEGQPGAGATFHFTLPKTAL